A segment of the Roseimicrobium gellanilyticum genome:
CAGCTGAGGCCATCACCATCACGAAGATCACCATCACGGAGTAAGCGCCGAGTTCTTGAAGCGCCGTCGCTGAGCCCTTTGAAGAGCTCATGCGCGGCGGACTTCCAGAAACACCGGACTTGGATTCTCACAGCGGCAGCGACCCCAGCGGTCCCTGCCGCTGATTTTTTTACACACCTGCCGCCGAGACAAGAAAGACGGGACAGGCACGAAATCCCCCTCGCCCCGGCGGACATGGCCGCCCGGCACCCCAAGTGCAAACTGCCCGGCCTGCCTTGATGCCGACCCCAGCAAATCCGGTTTTCGCCGCCCTGTTCGGTGGCAGTCCGAAATTCCATTTTGTGGGAACGCAAACTTCCCATTGCGGCCCCGCCAGCCCGCTGGTAATCATGCGCCCTCACTCTCTCTTCCTCAGTCATGCCCATCCCTCTCGAAGACAACTACAATGATGTCATTGGCAAAGCCCAGCGGGGATTGAACCTTCCAGACGACGCCTTGGCCGCGCGCATCGGCATGCCGGAGTCCGTCATCACGAAGCTCAAGGAAGGCTCCATGGATGAGATCGTATTCGACAAGATCTCGCGTGCTCTGAATCTCCACACCGGAGCCTTGATCGCCATGGCGAAGAAGGATTGGTATCCTGATCCGGTGCGCCTGGCCGGACTGGAACAGTTCAACACGCCGTACGAGGACTACACGGTGAATGCCTATGTGGTGTGGGACCCGGACACGAAGCTCGCTGCTGCGTTCGATACGGGCGCCTCGGCGAAGCCCATGGTGGATTTCATCGCCAGCAAGGGGTTGAAGCTCGAAGCGATCTACCTCACGCACACGCATCCGGATCACGTGGCGGACATTGCCACGCTGCGTACCGCAAACCAGCCTGTCTACTCCTGCAACAAGGAGCCCTGGGACGGCACTGAGCTGTTCGATGCGGGACACGAGTTCAATCTCGGAGGTCTGCGCATTGAGACAAAGCAGACCTCCGGCCACTCGCGTGGCGGCATCACGTACATCATCCACGGACTGGATGAGCGTGTAGCCATCGTGGGAGATGCGCTTTTCGCCTCCAGCATGGGTGGCGGCATGGTCTCCTGGGCGGATGCCCTGGCCACCAACCGCCGCTACATCCTCGCCAACCCGGAGAACACCGTCATCTGCCCCGGCCATGGTCCCATGACCACGGTGGGTCAGGAGAAGGCGCACAACCCCTTCTACCCCGAATACAAGCCCTCGGCTTCGTAGTCGCCGCCAGACCAGACGGACTGGAGCATCCTGCTCTCGCCCTTGCCCTTTGTCACTCTCCTCTTTTCCAGTCACGACATGATGGAGTAAGAGCGGGAGCAAGATTGAATTCAGCGCTGTACAAGACAGCACTCTTCAACGCCAACCACGTAACACCTGCCTCATCATGTCTCAAACCATCGCATTCGTCGGAGTCGGCCGCATGGGCGCCAACATGGCCCGCCGCCTCATGGACTGTGGCTACAATGTCACCGCCGTCTATGACGTGTACACGGAGGGCGCCGCCTCGCTTGCCAAGGAAATCGGCTGCAAACATGCCACGACGCTCGCGGACGTAACCGCCGCGGCGGATGTCATCTTCACCGTGGTGACGAATGACGCCTCCATGCGCACCATCTTCCTCGAAGGCAGCGACAACTTGCTGGTGAATGCGAAGGGTAAAATCTTCGTGAACTGTGCCACCGTCACGCCCGGCATCCACCGCGAAGTGTACGCGGCTGCCCGCACCGCTGGCGCCAGTGCACTGGAAGCCAGCATGGCATCCAGCATCAGCCAGGCTCGTGAAGGCAAGCTGTATCTCATGCTCGCCGGTGATGAGGCCGTGTACCAGCAGGTGCAGCGCATCATCGAAGACCTCAGTGTGAACCGCCGCTTCATCGCCGGTGGTGCTGGCAAAGCCGCCGAAGTGAAGGCGCTGGTAAACATGGTCATGAACATCAACACCGCGGGTCTCGCCGAAGGCCTCGGCCTCGCCGCCGCCCTCGGTCACGACCTCGGCATGATTCGCGAAGTCTTCTCCCAGACCGGCGCGAACAGCCGTGTGCTGGAAACCGACGGTGCCGACATGGCGGACCGCTCGCATGATTGCTGGTTCAGCGCCGAGCACGCCGCCAAGGACAGCGGCATCGCAGGCTTGCTGGCCAAGGAGCAGGGCCTGAACCTGCCCCTCAACACCGCCACCGAAGCCCAGTACCAGAAGATGGTGCAACTCGGACTCGGCGGCCTGGACAAGAGCGGTGTCGCGGAGCTGACGTTCAAGGGACGGCACGCGTAAGCGCAAAGCCCGGTTCAGTGATAACCATGAAAGGCCTCCGGATAGGAGGCCTTTTTAATGCCTTAGGGAAAGCTCGCGACCACACAGAAGGAGGTCACGCTGCATGGACGCTTCTGGTTAACCGCAAAGGGGCAAAGCAGCAAAGGACGCAGAGGTTCGACTCAGTTTGGCGTTGGGATGTATCTTTGTGTTGAGAGGTAGCAGGGCTTTCGAAGAAGAGGAGGCAAAGACGCGCAGGAGCTTTGCGGAGCATCGTGTCCGCTTTGTGCGTTCAGGTTGCCACACCACCCGACTTCCTGGCGTTTCCGCGGAGGAATTGAAGAGAGAGCACCGCCTGAACGCGTTACAGACGAGAGTTACCCCAGGAGGAAAAACGCTCCGCTCCCTTTGCCTCCTCTTCTCCGAAACGTTCCACTCCGCGGAGCCCACCCTTTCAAAAAGCTCTGCGTCCTTTGCTTCTTTGCCCCTTTGCGGTTAACCAGAGTCGGCCACGTGACGTAAATGCCCCAGCAGTTTCGGATGGCGGGTAGGAAAACCCACCATCCACTGTCCGGTCAGGAGACCCGACTTCCTTACAGCGCCTTCACGCGGATGTTCTTCCACCACACGGGGTCGCCGTGGTCGGTGAGCATGAGCTTGCCTTTGCCGGGGGCAAAACCTTCCACGGCCTTGAACTTGCTGTTCGCGATGCCGGTCTTCCACGCTTCCGACTTGGTATCGGCAGAGGCAGCAAGCTTGCCATTGAGCCAATGCTCGATTTTGCCGTCCTTCACAATGACCTTGCTGTGGTTCCATTCGCCAGCAGCCTTCACGCCCTTGTCCGCCACGGGGCCGATGATGTCATAGATGCTGGCGGTGCTGTGGTTGTCGCCCTTCTTGGCGTCCGCGTGCTTCTCGTCATCAATCATCTGGTACTCCACCCCGAGCCAGCCCTTCTTGTCGAACTTGTTCACCCAGTACTTGATGCCGCTGTTACCACCGGCATCCAGCTTCCAATCCCACTCGATTTCGAAACTGGAGTACTCCTCCTTGGAGATGATGTTTCCTGCCTTGGCGACGCGGCTGATGACGCCTTCCGAGTCCTGCACCCAACCGGCCGGCACGGGCTTGCCGTCGCCGTCAGTGAAATCTGCGAGCGTGAGCGTGACCGGCTCAGCGGCAGAAAGAGAAGCGGCAAAGAGGAAGCTTAGGAACAAGGCGGATTTCATGGGAGAAAAGGAACTGCGAACAGCCTCCCTAACTTTCAAGCAGCAGAACAAAAAATGGGGGCAAGAGTGCCCCCGTTCCGGCTTGGCTGACGCCTCCTTTACTGACCAAGCCAGACCAATCTACTGCGACCGAACGGCTTTCCCCTCAAGGATCGGGGCACTCCTGCCCCCTTCGTCGCACGCCCCTTGATGTGCCCAACAGCGAGAAACCAAGAACCAAGAACCTCTCCCCCTACTTCACCGCCGCCCCACTCTCCGGCGTCTTCCCAAACCACATCATGTGCTGCCAGGGAAGTTCATCGAACTCCTTCACGCAGGTATAGCCATTCGCATTGAGCTCCTTGTTGACCTGCGCCTTGGACATCTTGTGCTCTGGTTTGATGGGCACGGACTCGTCCTCCTCGCGGAACTCCACCAGCACCAGCTTGCCATCGGGCTTCAGGGCCTTGCGCATGGCGGCGAGCATCTCCACGGGGTGGGAAAACTCATGGTACACATCCACCAGCAGGATGAGGTCGAAGGTGTTGTCCGGCAGCTTCGGGTCGTGCAGCAGGCCGAGCACAGGCACGAAGTTGGTGACTTCCTGTTTCTTCGCAGCCTCTTCCAGCATCTTCAGGTACGGCTCCTGAATTTCCACGCCATAGACCTTGCCGGAGGGGGCCACTTCCTTCGCCATGGGGAAGGTGTGGTAGCCATTTCCGCAGCCGAGGTCGCACACGATCATGCCGGGCTTCAGCTCCAGCTTCGAGCGCATGAGCGTGGCAGCCTCCTCGCGATCACGCTTCGTACGAATGAGCCACGCGGCACCGGTGTAGTGCATCGTTTGGGCCACGTTGCGCCCCAGGTACTCTGTGAGGCCGGGATGCGGCGGCTCGGTTGAGGAACTGTCCTGAGCTTGACCACGCACCGCTCCAGCGACCAGTGCAAGGGCTCCAAGGACACAAAACAGTCGGCGAAAAGAAAACGGTGTCATCTGCATGCGAGTATGACTCAGACGGCTGCACTCAACGAGTTCAATCACCTCTCCGTTCCATTTTTGGCATCCCATTCTTCCGAGGTTCCCCTAGATTCGGAGAAACATGAGCATTCCCCACCGATCCACCAGCTACCTCCGTGTCGGCTTGTGGTTTCTGGCGTCCATTGTTTTGGGCAGCATGTGCAGCGCCATACGATGGGGTACCGAGGATCGGTTTCATGGCACAGGCTTCCCTATCCCCATCGTCATGTGGGACAAGCCTCCAGGAGGTGACCAGTTCATCGACTACGTCTCTTTCGCAGGGCTCATCCTTAATCCGCTCTTTGTCTTCCTGACCGGTCTGTTCTATTGGGGCTTGTGGTCTGTGGCGCGTTGGACCTGGAGACGCGTGCGAGGTTAAATATCAATATCAACCACGCAAGCCCATTGCAAAACCACTGGCCACCGGGCCCGAGTTCCGCTAGTCTGACCCTCCCATGAAGCTCGCCTCGCTCCTGTCCCAGCCAGCCGCGCCTTCAGACTCGCGGCATCTCCCTGTGGATGATCGAAGCTTTTTCGAATCTTGGGACAAGTCCGAAAAACCTGCCATGGAATCGGAATCTTCCGCGGCACCTTCACCCAAGTCGAAGTCCCGCAAGAAAGCCGTGACATCGGTGCGCGAGCACGCCGAGCTGGTGATGCACTTCACACTGCTGCTGCACACAGACCCGGACATGAAGTGGGCCTTTGCGGAGCCGGGCAATGGCGCGCCCATCCCCCAGCTCGAGCTGGAGGTCGAGGGACACACGCAGGCTTTCGCACCGGTGTATGAGCTGAAGCCAAGCCCGGCACGGCTGCGCAAGATTCGTACGCCGGAGGGCTCACCACCGCCCCTGCTCCTGACCACGGAACTTACGGCGGGCATGCAGGCGATATGTCGTGAACGCCGGCTGTGCGCGATGGACCTGAATGGGCGCACGTTGCTGCGGGCTCCCGGTTTGCTGGTGGATCGAGCTCCCCTTCCCGGCCGGGCTTACAAGCATGAGGTGGAGCCGCGCAACATCTTCGCCGGAAAGAGCGCCCGCATCCTGCGTACGCTGCTCACGGATGCATCACGCCTCTGGAGCCAGGGGGACGTGGTGGCACGTTCACAGGCAAGCGCGGGGCTGGTCTCACGCATTGCCCAGCATCTCATCGCGCAGGGACTGGCCAAACGAACGGCTCATCGTGATTTGCAGGTGACCCAGCCGGGCAACCTGCTGGAAGCATGGGCGTCGACAGATCACTTCGAGGCGCGAACGAAGTCGCAAAACTTCGCGATCGATGAACGCAGCCCGCTGGAGGTAGCACACACCTTGCGCGCATGGGCGAAGTCACACGACGTCCAGATTGCCTTCACCCGGCAATTCGCCGCAGGACTGCGGCATCCCGAAGGTGGAGCCTCCGATGCCGCGGATGAATCCATCTCTGTGTATCTTTCGGTGATGCCAGATGCTGCGGCGCTGGAGCAGATGGACCTCCGGGCAGACGATGACCTTGAAAATGATGGTGACAACCAGGAGACGCCGTCCGCCAACGGTCTCTGGCTCCATGTGCCGGATGACGAAGGCGTGTTTCTGGAGACGCAGCCTTCATACCGGTATGTCAGCATCCTGCAGCAGCATCTGGATCTCGATCTACCGCTGGCGAGTGATGCGCAAATCTATCTCGACCTGCTCAAAGCGGGACCGCAGGGCGCAGAGCTGGCACGGAAGTTTCGTGAGTGGGATGAGTTCTGCAGGGATGGTGTGCGGGTGTAGAGAGAAGGGCGCATCTCCGTTGAGACGTCTCGTAAGGATAGTTCGCGCGACTCGCAATGGTTGAGCCTAAAAGCACGCCACCTTGCGCGAAGCGGCCGCTTTTTTGCTTCACTACGCTGGATATGTCACGAGACGATGCTCAATCGCGGCGATACACCACATCACCTTATCCTACACCTCCACCACAATCTTCCCGAAGTGTGCTCCGGCGGCCATGTGCTCGAAGGCGGCACGGGCTTCGGTGAAGCCGAAGACACGATCAATCACGGGTTGCAGCTTGTGAAGGTCGATGGCGCGCAGCATGGCTTCCATGTGCTCGCCATTGCCCACATAAATGCCCTGCACAGTGAGGCTCCGGGCGATGATGGGCCATGGATTCACGGTGCCCTCAAACCCGGTGAGCACGCCGATGACACTCACCCGTCCCCCGTAGCGCACGGCATCGAGGGACTTCTGCAAAGTTCCGGCACCACCAAGCTCAATCACGTGATCCACGCCACGTTTCTTTGTCAGTGCGAAAGCCTCGCGCTCCCAGTCGGGCTTGGTCTTGTAGTTGATGGTTTCATCCGCGCCGAGTTCCTTCGCGCGGGCGAGCTTTTCATCACTACTGCTGGTGATGATGACGCGAGCGCCGTGCATTTTCGCGAACTGCAGGGCGAACAAGGACACGCCACCAGTGCCGAGGGTGAGGATGGTGTCGCCGGATTGCAGATGACCGTGGCCCACCAGCGCATTCCATGCGGTGAGCGCAGCACAAGGCAAGGTGGCCGCCTGCTCAAAGGTCAATGAGTCTGGAATGCGTACGAGGCCGTCTTCACGAATAAGCACCTGCTCTGCCAGCACGCCCTGAAAGGCCCCACCGAGCGCGGACTTCATCACATCGTGAGTCATGCCACCAGCAGGCCAGCGCTGGAAGAAGAGCGGAATGACGCGGTCACCCGCCTTCCACTTCGTGACACCAGCGCCAACCTCCAGCACCTCCCCTGCTCCATCTGAGCAGATGGTGAAGGGCAGCGGAAGATTGCCCGGGCGCTCGCGCTTCGTGGTGCCGAGGTCGCGATAGTTCAGCGAGGCGGCGCGGATGCGCACCAGCACTTCATGCGGGCCGGGCTTGGGAGCTTCCAGCTCCACTAGGTCCAGTCCCTGCGGCCCCTCGGGTCTTTGAATCTGCCATACCTTCATGGTGTATCACTCTCTATTATGATTTAACGAGCGCCCTGTGACACTTGTTTCTCCTCCATCCTCGCCATCAGCCAGAGTACGTCTGAGAGGCGGTTGAGGTAGCGGACGATTTCTTCATTGGGCACCGCCTCGGGCGAGCCGTTGAGGCTCACCACGGCACGCTCAGCACGACGGCAGACAGTGCGGGCCACATCGCAATGTGCGCCGCTGAGGGATCCCGCTTCACCGGGAAGGGCCCAGCCTTTGAACTGAAGAGCGCCGGCCTTCTCCAGTTCACGCACGAGTTCATCAAGGTGTTGCACGGTAGCGGCATCGATGCGTTGTGGATGCGTCTCCGCATAGCGCGCCTCTTGTCCGGGTGGTGTGGCGAGTTCCCCCATCAGGGCGATGAGCGTCTTCTGCATGAGCGGCACTTCATGCAGGGCGGCCTCTCCGGTGGCAGTGAGACGCACGACGCCAAGTGCAGCATTCAGCTCATCCACGCAGCCGATGGCGTCGATGCGAGGATAGTCCTTCTGCACCCGGCAGCCAAAGAGCAGGTCTGTTTCTCCTGTGTCGCCGCGCCTGGTGGTGATGGACATGGCTACCGCTACGTTGAGCAACCGCAGTGTTCAAGAGGCAAACGTACGCGGGCAACGGTCACCAAATGACCTGTATCCAGGCATGGGCCGATGCACGGCAAAAATAAACCGGGGACATGCCGTCCCCGGTCTTGAGCTACTTGCAGCGCACTAGGACGAAGCGGGCTTGGTCTCAGCGGGCTTGGTCTCAGCGGGCTTGTCCGCAGGTGCAGGCGTAGCAGGCTTCTCCGCAGGGGCGGGAGCAGCGGGCTTGGTCTCAGCGGGCTTGTCCGCAGGTGCAGGCGTAGCAGGCTTCTCCGCAGGGGCGGGAGCAGCGGGCTTGGTCTCTGCTGGCTTGTCTGCAGGAGCTGGCGCGGCGGGTTTGGACTCCACGGGCTTTTCAGCAGCAGGAGCAGGTGCGGGGGCCAAGGCTGCGGGAGGAGCGGAGCGAACAGGGGCAGTTCCCGGAATCCCCAAGGGCGGGACTGGAGCAGCATTGGGAGGCATCAAGGCGCCAGGGACGGGAGCCTGGGGTGCCGGAGCTTTCTCACGAAGCAACTCGCTGCGCTTCTTCACGAGCGAGCTCACACCATACTGCGAGACTTCGTACACCCAACCGTGAAATTGCTTCTGTTCATCAGCGAGGCGCTTGGTGAGCAGCTCGTTGCGCTGCTTGAACTCTTCATCCTTCTGTTTGACGTCAGCCTCCTTCTCATCGGGAGAAGGCTTGCGCACCTTGGGAAGGTCCGCTGTCACTTTCATGGTGACAAGATAGGCGGGGAAGCCCTCCTCGGCATCCTTCTTCGCCAGGATTTCCACGTCATAGGTGAATCCCTCGAAGGTGACAATCTTCACTTTGCTCGCTCCCTTCATGGTGTCCGGCGTCACCTTGTCCTTGAGCAGCACGTCATTGAGTGGCCCCTCAAGCACGCGGGCAGCCAGTCCGGCAGCTTTGGCAGTGTCCAGCTCTTCACCGGCCGGAGCATTCACAAAGGTAAACGGTGCATCAAGGGTGGCGCGCTCGGCCTTCCAGGAGTCCGCCGCATTTGGGAAATTCACCTCCGCGGATTTCACATTGGTGATATTGGGCCAGGCCATGTTGAGCCACAGCCTGGGATCGGACAGCAATTCGTCAAAGCTGTCATCCACCACCCAGACGGTGTCCTTGTCATTGGGCGTGCGAACGAAACGCTGCGGCGTGGGACCGCCGAACATGTTGGTGCTGGAGGCACCACCGGAACTCTTGGGAGAAGAACCCACCACCACACTGCCAAGCAGAGTGCCCTTTTCATCTTCAAGCTTCACTTCAAGTCCGGCGCCTTCGCCATCCTTTTGTTCGCCGGGAGCCAGCACATTCAGCTTCGCCAGGGAGGACTTGCCCACCTCCTTGCGGTCCTTGATTTTGAGCTCTTCAAGTCCCTGCACCGCGCGCTGGATCTTCTCAAGAGAGGCGGGATAATTGCTACGGTCCTCCACCACCCACTGGCCTCCTACCACAGCGAGCGAGACTTTCCCCTTCGAGTCATGGACGGTGACCTTATGAACCTTGTCCGAAGGCAGATTGGGCAGGAGGAACTCCCGCGCATCCGCCTTGCTCAGGCTATAGCCGCTGGTGCGCTCGTCGAATGCCCTCTTGTAGAACAGGGCGAACCCCACAAGTGCGACAAGTACGATGAGAAGGATTGCCGGTTTTTTCATGAGTTTGGAAAAGCGTGCAAAGAAAGAAATGATATCTGCTTCAGCATTCAGCTTCAGTGCGCCGCCTGAATGGAGTGGCGACGCATGGCGAGGACAAGACCAATGGCAACGACCAGCAGCGGTACCGCAGCCATGTTCAGCGTGGTGATGATCATCTCGAGGTGATCCTTCTGCTTCTTCAGCTCCTTCTCAGCATCCCGCTTTTTCTTCTGGATTTCGAGCTGCTTGTCCTTGAGCTGTTGAAGCTGCTGCTTGTTGGGATTGAGGAAGACCACGCCCTGCTCCTGCTTCGCACCGGAGAGGCTCGCGATGTCTCCCACGATTTTGTTCAGCGCAGCGTTCTGCTCTTCGATGACGGGGCGGTATTTGGCTTCCACGGAGGACATGAGTTCGTTCATCTTCGTGAACTCACGGTGGCTGGAAGCGCGGCTGCGCACGGCCACGAGGTCCGAGCTGCCGCTCGCCATTTCCATGATGTTCAGCATCATGGGGATGTTCGAGTTGATCGGAATAGGAACGGCGCGCCCGGACTGGTCACGCTGCAGGGCGAAGACATCGTAGAGCATATCCGCGTCTGCGAAGAGGAAGACCATGCCCTCGCTGTTGGCGGACTTTTTCAGGGCCTCCGGAGCTACAGGCGCGGCAGGAGCAGCACCGGCAGGAGCAGCACCGGCAGGAGCAGCACCGGCAGGAGCAGCACCGGCAGGAGCAGCGGCTGCGGGAGCCGGGGTTGTCGCTGCGGCAGGAGCGCCCGCATCCTTCTTGTCTTCACCACCCGTTTCACCAGGGGCTCCAGGAAGGGTGAGACCGGGCGGCAATCCAGGAATGCCAGGAGGCTTCGGACCGCCAGGAGGCATGGCCTCAGGCTTGGGCGCGCCTTCCGGGAAGGCAGTGGTAAACGTGCCGGTGAGGCGCAGGGCCAGAATCTTCTTCTTCCCTTCCGGTTGGAAGTTGGTCATCTCCTCATTCTGCACCTTCTCCGCCTCACTGCTGTCGATGAAGGAAGAGTTCTCAGACGACTCCAGCAGGCGGGTCG
Coding sequences within it:
- a CDS encoding MBL fold metallo-hydrolase; its protein translation is MPIPLEDNYNDVIGKAQRGLNLPDDALAARIGMPESVITKLKEGSMDEIVFDKISRALNLHTGALIAMAKKDWYPDPVRLAGLEQFNTPYEDYTVNAYVVWDPDTKLAAAFDTGASAKPMVDFIASKGLKLEAIYLTHTHPDHVADIATLRTANQPVYSCNKEPWDGTELFDAGHEFNLGGLRIETKQTSGHSRGGITYIIHGLDERVAIVGDALFASSMGGGMVSWADALATNRRYILANPENTVICPGHGPMTTVGQEKAHNPFYPEYKPSAS
- a CDS encoding NAD(P)-dependent oxidoreductase, giving the protein MEFSAVQDSTLQRQPRNTCLIMSQTIAFVGVGRMGANMARRLMDCGYNVTAVYDVYTEGAASLAKEIGCKHATTLADVTAAADVIFTVVTNDASMRTIFLEGSDNLLVNAKGKIFVNCATVTPGIHREVYAAARTAGASALEASMASSISQAREGKLYLMLAGDEAVYQQVQRIIEDLSVNRRFIAGGAGKAAEVKALVNMVMNINTAGLAEGLGLAAALGHDLGMIREVFSQTGANSRVLETDGADMADRSHDCWFSAEHAAKDSGIAGLLAKEQGLNLPLNTATEAQYQKMVQLGLGGLDKSGVAELTFKGRHA
- a CDS encoding 3-keto-disaccharide hydrolase gives rise to the protein MKSALFLSFLFAASLSAAEPVTLTLADFTDGDGKPVPAGWVQDSEGVISRVAKAGNIISKEEYSSFEIEWDWKLDAGGNSGIKYWVNKFDKKGWLGVEYQMIDDEKHADAKKGDNHSTASIYDIIGPVADKGVKAAGEWNHSKVIVKDGKIEHWLNGKLAASADTKSEAWKTGIANSKFKAVEGFAPGKGKLMLTDHGDPVWWKNIRVKAL
- a CDS encoding class I SAM-dependent methyltransferase, which gives rise to MRGQAQDSSSTEPPHPGLTEYLGRNVAQTMHYTGAAWLIRTKRDREEAATLMRSKLELKPGMIVCDLGCGNGYHTFPMAKEVAPSGKVYGVEIQEPYLKMLEEAAKKQEVTNFVPVLGLLHDPKLPDNTFDLILLVDVYHEFSHPVEMLAAMRKALKPDGKLVLVEFREEDESVPIKPEHKMSKAQVNKELNANGYTCVKEFDELPWQHMMWFGKTPESGAAVK
- a CDS encoding zinc-dependent alcohol dehydrogenase family protein, whose translation is MKVWQIQRPEGPQGLDLVELEAPKPGPHEVLVRIRAASLNYRDLGTTKRERPGNLPLPFTICSDGAGEVLEVGAGVTKWKAGDRVIPLFFQRWPAGGMTHDVMKSALGGAFQGVLAEQVLIREDGLVRIPDSLTFEQAATLPCAALTAWNALVGHGHLQSGDTILTLGTGGVSLFALQFAKMHGARVIITSSSDEKLARAKELGADETINYKTKPDWEREAFALTKKRGVDHVIELGGAGTLQKSLDAVRYGGRVSVIGVLTGFEGTVNPWPIIARSLTVQGIYVGNGEHMEAMLRAIDLHKLQPVIDRVFGFTEARAAFEHMAAGAHFGKIVVEV
- a CDS encoding cob(I)yrinic acid a,c-diamide adenosyltransferase — encoded protein: MSITTRRGDTGETDLLFGCRVQKDYPRIDAIGCVDELNAALGVVRLTATGEAALHEVPLMQKTLIALMGELATPPGQEARYAETHPQRIDAATVQHLDELVRELEKAGALQFKGWALPGEAGSLSGAHCDVARTVCRRAERAVVSLNGSPEAVPNEEIVRYLNRLSDVLWLMARMEEKQVSQGAR
- a CDS encoding DUF4340 domain-containing protein, with protein sequence MKKPAILLIVLVALVGFALFYKRAFDERTSGYSLSKADAREFLLPNLPSDKVHKVTVHDSKGKVSLAVVGGQWVVEDRSNYPASLEKIQRAVQGLEELKIKDRKEVGKSSLAKLNVLAPGEQKDGEGAGLEVKLEDEKGTLLGSVVVGSSPKSSGGASSTNMFGGPTPQRFVRTPNDKDTVWVVDDSFDELLSDPRLWLNMAWPNITNVKSAEVNFPNAADSWKAERATLDAPFTFVNAPAGEELDTAKAAGLAARVLEGPLNDVLLKDKVTPDTMKGASKVKIVTFEGFTYDVEILAKKDAEEGFPAYLVTMKVTADLPKVRKPSPDEKEADVKQKDEEFKQRNELLTKRLADEQKQFHGWVYEVSQYGVSSLVKKRSELLREKAPAPQAPVPGALMPPNAAPVPPLGIPGTAPVRSAPPAALAPAPAPAAEKPVESKPAAPAPADKPAETKPAAPAPAEKPATPAPADKPAETKPAAPAPAEKPATPAPADKPAETKPAETKPASS